The DNA window TCAAATTCGGTGGTTGTATATGGGTTGTTAAAGCCAATGCATCTTTATAATGTTGCTGATCATGAATCGGACTATCTTGAGGAGATTTTCCATGTTCCTTACTGTTATTAGCAAGTATTGACTTCTCTTTGACAATATCTTCTTGAATATGTTTCTCTTGAGCAtgtatttttcgttttttgcacACAGGCTCagcaacatttttattcaaacgaGGTGAATAATCTTCATAACAGACAGATGTGTCATTAAACACGTTTTCTTGTTCAATGACTTCCACATATTTAAgtccataaaattttttaatacaattatctACAGTATTAAGGACTTTATTCtacaatgttaattataaagtttataatatttatatatttataatattttgcattttcattttttaaaactttgattAAAGCCAGACTAAAATTaagattgaattgaaatttgaccaacaaaagcaaaatttGAGATTAATTTTCATTCTTCGAGCTGGTTAAATTCCAATTCAATGTAGAAGTCtgatataaacttaatttacttattgacataataatatagttactttgtgtgtgtgtgtgtgtgtgtgtgtgtgtgtgtgtgtgtgtgtgtgtgtgtaaagtaaCTATATAATCATGTCAATaagtagtatatatatatttgttttatattatgtaatcttatctaaatttaaatcttacctgatctttaaaaaaaactgcatCTTTATTTGGTTCTAAATTAACATCAATATCCATTGGCCTCAAAGTAATGTACATAAGAAATACTATTTTCTTTCTACATGACTCTTGTTCAAAATGTTCTAATATCAGACTATTTACTagctacatatataaaaaaatatttttaatgtattagtataatattataaaaaacacaaaaaattataaagatattacaaaaattatatttatacttatataatgtgtaaataagatttgtgaaaaaaattctgtttttacttgaatttaaatataatatgtacctTTTCAAGATCTTTGTGCTTGATAGGcctattatttacaaaaataaattgtaaatccGGATTAGAAATTTCTGATAAATCCTGTACTTTTTTTGAAGGCAACATTAATTGCAAAGTAATCTGAAAAATATCAAGAGTAAATCTGGCGGATTATTGAAAAGTcattattgattttgttttagtTCTGTTATAGTTCTGgctttaatttgtataattctataatttttgctagggtattttaaacaattatggTCATTAAAGCAAAAAAGCCTATACCTCTGATTTCACACAGCATttcactttaaaatatttcttgtgtagTTCTAAATGTATTTCATCATCTTACAAAGaattctaattgtaagtattaaatatttttttaatagttttttaatattatcagcTTAGTGACTAATACTAATTATAACtaatctattttctttttaattgcatactgacaatttgttttaataatttcaaaaatataccTACCTCTGCATTTTTAGATTCAATCCATTCCATGTTGGACATAATTTTTCTGCCAAGTATATAACTTATAGCttctctaatattatttagacTTGGCTTTGTAAATGTAACATTGTTGTTTACTCTGAATTGTATTCGTACATTTGGTTTACATATTCCAAAGCACTGCATTAAATTTTCCAGTAATTTGATAGACTGATTAGTTTTCTTCACATTAGTAATTATTTGCCGCCTCACAGGCACttgcttaaataaatttcttacttGTACGGTAGTTcctaataattacatattaaattagtataagaatatatatatatatatatatacattaaaatatatcaataataaataaatataaacataaataaattgttataataaaaatattgtcataattatatatataaaatatacagttttatatataaattatatgcaattatatatatcacatattttattattaaagaattgttattaaagaactaaaaaaatatttttacctgTACTTCTATGGCAAGATTCACAGTTTAAAATCTGTCCATCATGAGTCATTACATACAAAGTTCCAACATTATCCTCTTCTGTTTTTGTTATAATGGTGACTTCTGCTACTGCACATAGTGCGCTAAGCGCTTCTCCTCTGAATCCAAACGTTTGTAATGCATCTGGAAACacaataagaaaaaaggaTGTAAGAATTTACTTCACCTTGCTACTATGCAGcagtctaaaaaaatattttagccaaaaaaacataatatattttaaatcgaaTATTTGAGTTACCTAGGTCCTCGAAATTGGTTATTTTCGATGTGTAGGATGGTAATCCCATATATGGAACATCTTCCTTAGATATGCCGTAACCATTGTCCTTCACTTCTATTAAAGACGTACCGTTGTCTAcctaaaagaaagagaaaaatgcatatatgcaaaatgctctttaaaagaaataccattcaaattataaattgtatacatattatcATATACTAGGTTAATTTCGATGTTGTCTGCGTCAGCATCAATCGCATTTTCTACTAATTCCTTCACCACGGCGTATACAGATGTTATTATTTGTGTGGTAGTAATTAACTTTACTGTTTTCACGTCTAGTGCTAAAATCGGCATCTTTACACCACCGATTCACAATGTTCGCGCggtgtttatttaaataacctCACGTGTAGTGGCCattaaatagattaaattCGGAATCATTCGGAATGCATTGGAATGCACATGCACCGAATCAACCGAATACAGCCGAATGCACGTGAAATACAGTGAAATAGCGCGATTATTCCTCGTAACTGCACCACATTGTACTTTCTGCATTTAAAATGAAACAGACACATAATTGTACATTGAAGAGAGAGGGATGAAAGTACACAGAGTTCAGTAAAAACAAACCTTTACACTTGCGTTTTGCATTCGTGCCAGTGCTCTAGTGGTTCGTGCTAACTGATGACTACTGGTAGCGAAATgtcagtttttaattttggaattcTGGAATTCAAAATTCAGtcacattttgaaattaaataaagtgaCTGTGACTTTAAAGAttgcaaatttattgaaagaagaaaacaaagacaaaatacatatatatgtgcaagtatattaaaattaaaatttcaagtgaGGAAAGAAGATGTAGAGGTTAGTGAATGGATGTTCAagaaatctacaaaaaatttgaatgaaaCGGATCGGCATATCTTTTTTAGGAATtaggtataattatttaatatattaatattaatattaatattaaaattgataggAGAGTTCCAGTATCGTAAATTTGCGATAGTGAGTGCATTGTGATTAAAAAGAAGCATTTTAGGACTTTAACACCATAATGGAACAGTTTGACATACAGATTTTTCTCGAGCTGAAGTCATGTTGTGATAATCTGATAAAAAATCCAAACCAGGATCATGCACACCGAGTTGCAGAAATGGCTAGAAGAATCCCTGATAAGACCATGCAGGATCTATCAGGGTATTGTTTACTTCCCATTATTACCAGCCTCCAGAGCAACTCAAGGTAATTTTTGCACAGCATTTCTTTGTTGTAACttacattatgtataattacataattttttaataaatatatttttgtctttttctataatttttcttttttacgtgagtaaaattttaacttaagaaaaaaagttaaagtttgtgttttaaaagtaactagttaaagttgaaaattaacttttagaagttattaactttgtgtaactttattgtttaatttttaactttctaACTGATTAGTACTCaagtgtttaaaatatatttctttatatagtATAACTGTAAAAGAGGAATTGGTAAAGACATTGAgagttataatacaaaaaattagaattacaaaattaaaactctTTTTTGATATCTATGGATCCTTGTTGATTCAGATTTTTGATAAGAGTCAGTCAAATCAAGGTATGTAAACTTGTAGATTACGTCAatgaacatttataataattaatgataatctaattatttatttgaatttaacagtaatattatttcatgaaGAACTTAAGGAGGCAGTAGCTTTATGTATTAAAGATCTTGTTCACCAAAGCATTACTGATGTGATAGAATCGCTTTATGTCAAAGAAAATGTGCTAAAACTTGGTCaaggaatatttttatgtctaacAATCGCAAGAACTGAAAAGTCATATGCCGTAAGGtaaccattaaaaaaaaaaatattgaggatgaagttatattagaaaaaattttacacaaccTTGGAGAGGACAAACTTCCCAATTTGTTCTATcacaattgcaatttttattggaaGAGTTTATAAACTTTCTTATCcagtttcttttcttaaattttttctttcttattctataattctatataattcttttcttaaagttttgaaaattttatttattattattatttgagaGGCACTGTCTTCCAAGAAATGCCACAAGTCTGGGAATTAAACTCTTTCAATTGACTGAGTTGTCTAGCAtttcagttttataataaaatgtatatttacttatcatcaaattaattattactagaTTAGCAGGGATCTATGCAGTAATGGCTTTGTGTCATATTGATGatcaaattataaacaaatctGATATCATTATACAAGATCAAATAGCAAATGCTATCATGGCATTTTTTCCTGGTATTGTCAGCGGACTACAGGAAATAGCAATGGGAAGTGAAGTTCAAAATCACAAACTTACAATGGTaatctgatttttacatatattaaactttattttaagacACTTCaatagaaaaacatttaataaattgaagtTATTGAACATTACACAGTAAGTGAAAATTACAGATAGCAACTCAAGCATGGGGGAGAATCATATCCCTTGTACTACGTGATAAAGATGAAGACACTAAAGAAGATGCATTATCTATAGAaacacttattaaaaaaagttccaGTATACCCACTGACAAATCACATAATACAAAacataatgaaaaatgtaatatagaatataatttaaaaaatggtgtaagaaataaagaatGGTTTGACGCTGTAGCTGTTAAACTTGGTGTTTGTATACAACTACTAGATCAAATTAGAAGTCATTCGCACTATAAAGTTAAAAGAGAATTAGTTGAAAGTATTAGtcttatacttaaaaattgtcGCAGGTAAAGGATTtacttttgtttctttttttacatttctataatttctcAATAAACGTATGCATATTTTACATAGGAATATGAAACCAAATATTATGACATTAATAGATTATTTGATTTCTCTATCTGAAGACGAATCGTCAGAAGTTAGTGAAAAGGCGCACAATGTGTTACATGCAATAAGTGAAAATTACATGCAAAATTATGATATGAAATCATTGATTGATTCAttagaagataaattttacagCTTGCTTACAAGATTACCCACAATTATTAGACGATCAGGTAAGAGCTATCTCATATTGactaaagttaaaaatgttttatttttgtattaataattttttgtataaatgtaattatttaacataaatatgaaaattatacatgaaatatatatgaatccACTTCTATATTTTCCAGATGATAATGAACAATTAGCATATTTGAATCAATTTGCTGgctatttaagattatttggAAAGCAAAGATTGCCTCACATTATGAAGTCTCAGGCTCATATGCAAAGGTTGCTCTTGGCTCTTGTGTATATTATGGTCATAGACTGCAACAATGTGTCTCTTCTACAGATGACAAATGTAAAAGATTTAGATGACCCTGCATATTTTTATGGATCTGATTTGTGGAAACAgtttaagtttattaaaaatagttcaTGCAAAGAAAAACTTATTGTAATATGCAAGTTACTCGGAGAATTTGGGGATTTTAGGATACTAATCGACACTATTCTTGAGCTTATGATGGATGCATCACAACACAGGAAGGAACTGAGTTTGCTGCTTAACTGGATCTTAGGTATATAAACAGTATGTAGGATAGTATAATATGAACACTGATGAAATAcattctcttttattaataagagatTAATCTATCACTTCTAttcacattatttaaatattacttcctatatatatttgaagaataaaatattatcgaaataAGTCTTTACCTCTGTTTTCTTTGTTTCAGTTTCTGTTAAAGATTCATCttcttcatatttatataaagaaatcgTAGATTTTTACACAACACAAGAAATATGGTATTTGCCTACAGAAGTAACTGAAGATACTCCTTTGGTGCAGGCACAGAGTAATATAGTGCAATGTTGTCTTTTAATAGAAGGATTAGGCCTTATAGCACAAAATTTACGACACGACTACGATAGATATCTTttgaaaactttatatttaattattgaaagagCAGGTAAATCGTTAATAGTGATAGAGGCTTAAACTGTTTTacgaacaaataaaaattatgaattttaattttaggcAGTGGCAACAGTTTAATTAGCTATATTGGAATGCGCACTCTCGAAAATGTTGCAGAAGCACAACAACAAGGAACAATCGGTGATCTGTTACGTGCTAACGtagattatttttcttatcacattataatgaaattacgGCAAGTAGATCGTAATCCCGGCGTATTCGATGTTATCAAGGTCGTTATGAAATATAGCAGATTAGATTTTTTACCACACTTAAAGGGAATTGTGGAGGATGTTCTCAGGCAACTAAGTACTCCTTATCATCAGAAAAATACTTGTTCATTCTTGAAGATATTTCACACATTTATCATATGCATAAAAACGTTAATAAACTGGAACGATGAAAAGATAGCGAAAGAAAATGCACCAGTTACAAATAATCCTTCAGAGATAATTATTCTTTGCTTATTAGAATACTGTAATgcaaaaaagattaatgaaaaaattgaggATGACTACCCCGAAGGGATAGAATCAGACTCGAATGTACTGGATACTGAACTATTAGAAGAGACAAACGAGGATTATTTAGATTCCAATGCAAAAGGTAAAAAcagtttatctttaaaaattgcaaaatttactcattgtttatatattcCAGACAAACAGGACAAAAAGTTACCGACTCACATAAAGATAATCATAGAAGTTATGAAACGTTGTATGCACTTTCTACCTTTGAAAGACGTACAAAAGTCATTGATGGCAATGCAAACGCTTCAGGAGGGCTTACCGATACTAGTAGAGTGGGAAGATGAATTATTGCCTCTTGTGCATCAGTTGTGGCATCCACTAACCGATAGATTCAATGATGAAAATGCTCTTGTAATTAACCACGCGTGGCAACTCTTGCACGTACTTGCTAGCATATCGAATGACTTCATCAGAAGCAGAACTCTACGGTAAGATATCTTAAGCATATTAtcgaataatatatattgtaaaagaaCATACGTTATATGTTGTAACGCTATAATTGATCTtgcataattgtaataaagaattttaaaaaattaatctttgatGTGCAGAGAAGTATTGCCATCagtatttaagtttttaactaaatcttctaaagaaagtattaataagagctcagtaaatatttacaaatttacacaAACTTACAAAACCCAATACGAATTATTATCTACTTTGGGAATAATTGCGCGACTCTTGAAACTATGGGAGCATGAGTTATGgcaaatattaagtaatacaCAAATGTACCTTAGTGCACGTCAACATACTGCATTACAGgtaagaaatatagaaagaaaTACATTCTTGCATACGCGTAAATgcctttattaatttactactTAATTGACAGACATGCTgtgtaaaattgtacaaagATATTGCTGATTATAATGAAGATCTCGCGTGGGTGAAATGCCTCAGTATCTGGAATTCAAAAGTTGCACGAATAATATCCGATGCAACATTTGATATGAAAAATCTggtatgttatataaataataataataataatgataatgataaacttattatttactttgagAATACTTTTTCTGAGGAGAGGTAGTCCTTACTTGAAAACTTGCCACTGACATTGATATCGAGTTCATTGAGTCTGaccattaaaaattgcaaacttAAAAAATCGTATACATGGGATGTAGAATCGCGACAGTCACTTACAAGTCCGTCGCTTTCACATGGAGCCATACCATATCTTGCCTGATATCTTTACCATTATTCAGATGTGATTTTTGCAGTttctgaatataaattaaaatttaatgttatataatgtacaatggtatattctatttttcagGTTCCAGATTCATCAaatgaatattatagaaatgtaAATGAAATCATTGTATACATCCAACAAAAAAGTATcaactattaaataatatacatttaaaaaattcaagaactgtaataatatagaaaccttaaaaatgtgatacaatataaaaaaactagaCCAACTCTTTGGACAATATGATAATTACAAAACACTTATACTGAAGTagcgtaaaatattaatctcataaaaaaatgtcaatttatttaaatatttgtatagatTCATACATGTGGTCACATGTATGAATATGTGACCactagcaaataaaaaatttgtgacagaaattttttttatttgtatataattctaacattttataattatttccacattttacaataatttacacataattatatctttgttTACTATCTACAAAGCaatacattataaaacaaaagtgTGTAAGGTgctttatgtatgtatatacatacatatacatatatataatatattatatatatgcacacacatatattatatatgtatacatacattatatatattgtatacttatttacatataatttttccttcagttttatattatgtgaAGATCCAAACTGCTTATAAAGAtagtgcaattttttaattattatatctttgttTTATGTCTAATgaacaataaagataaaataataaaaaagcatatTAACATCTTTAGAAGCGCGTCCTAAATACGTGCCGAAATAATTGTTGCATACCTTggacacacgcacgcacacatgcatcttaatataaattttatattaatttcaatttctttttcacgCGCGCACTAATAAAtcgtttttatttgatttggaaattaaaattggaaaagctaatattaattaaatttaatttctaattttttagtagtaaTTTTTGAAGCAATTTAAAACTCTTATATTTCTCTAATCTAACAATTGTGTAATTTactatttcaaataagaaaaatgcatatataaatgcaaataattataatatgaccTTTTTTCAACTTgttactttgaaatattttcaattttagagtatttttaaagttatgtaaataatggatcagtgatatatataaaataaatgctgGAGGCgtaaataactaaatttttcaactaaattGAGCAGTGATAAAAATGTTGTGTTCTCTTAAAATgatgtttttttacatgatATTTCTTGTTAAATCCGTTTGTACCAATGTAACTTAAGTTTAAACTTGGCTTAATttactttgtatttttttctaattcttaaaaCTAGATTAGAACTACATTAGTGCAATTGAGTCTAACAATAAGTCTTATATAACGTTTTTGTCATAAAACACTTTAcaagaaattgaaatatataagtatgtaaAATGTGCATAAACTTTTTACATGTAACATTTACATACCATTATAAAGAATTACGAATTATAgcgaaaaatgcaaaatacatCGTTCTGGtgtatattttgcatataactgtgaagtaaaattattaatatttatttgttaattagatTATGTCATATTTAATGTGATAATCACACTTCTCTTTTGCGCATCAAACAAATATCTATTTCTATTTAGCGTTAtttagtatacatatatattaatattttaatatttttactacagaaaatatattataaacataatctTATTCATGGTTGTTTCTAGAAATGGCCGATTCTTGCTTTGATTTGTATGAAAAGCATacagatatcgaaaaaacgTCTCaccttttacaaaaattgtatacaaatAAGAAAGAAGCAATTATATTTGAGCATGTTATCAGTTATTTTAATGATCAATGATCATGATCCACTCTCATCGTACATTGATCATCACGCTTTAAAAAATCAACTCATCGCAAATGTGCACTCTGTATCagattaatcaaataaaatatatacattttatgtgtttttatttagatttaagaTTGAAtgatttttagataaaatataataaagtattagcATTTACCTTATGTTTTAAAGTTAgctatttgtataaaacagtatattttacaagttatttttagaaaaatttcttgcCTATAGTGAACAAATTCATAAATCTTACATAATTCTAGAAAAACGAGGCATCATTTCCACGCTTGCTTTTGAGCTTTTTGGGATGCTAACTTTTTGGTGACGTATGATGAGATCAACAGCGCAACAAGTACTATcacaataagataataatcaAAGTCCTCTTTCAGTACATCAAATGTTTTAGATGGTGCCACTCTTGTGTAAAACAGgtctgtaaatattttaaaataatttttgtgataaatttgTAGAAATACGAGTCTACAATGAAATACGTTAATACCATACTCACCAAGACCATGTACAAAAACTAAACAAGTACTTTCAAGGCCACTGGGACTAGTATGAATACCCATAACCCTAGAAACGctttgattataattaataatagcatCCATATGGACTGGAATCTCTGGCATGTACGGTATTACTCCTTCTTCTCGCATTTCAGGATTAATAGGCCGTCGTGGATCCACCATCATCCATGGTAATTCTAATATTCCACCATTGGCTAAAGCGACTGTTGGAAACATTAAGATAtcataattatagttaaataCATGCgtatcatttaatttatttgaatacatctaaataattaaaattgaattttttttgagcTAATTAATATCACATACCTATTATATGTTTGCTAGTGATACCCTTTTCTGTGATTGTTTCTTGCATATACTCTATAGATGCCGGGAAAATGAAAGCTTGTCTTTCTACAATTGGTAATTTTGTTGTTGCTAAAGAAGAGAATACTGGAACGTCCAACaa is part of the Monomorium pharaonis isolate MP-MQ-018 chromosome 2, ASM1337386v2, whole genome shotgun sequence genome and encodes:
- the LOC105833812 gene encoding PMS1 protein homolog 1 isoform X2, whose translation is MGLPSYTSKITNFEDLDALQTFGFRGEALSALCAVAEVTIITKTEEDNVGTLYVMTHDGQILNCESCHRSTGTTVQVRNLFKQVPVRRQIITNVKKTNQSIKLLENLMQCFGICKPNVRIQFRVNNNVTFTKPSLNNIREAISYILGRKIMSNMEWIESKNAEITLQLMLPSKKVQDLSEISNPDLQFIFVNNRPIKHKDLEKLVNSLILEHFEQESCRKKIVFLMYITLRPMDIDVNLEPNKDAVFFKDQNKVLNTVDNCIKKFYGLKYVEVIEQENVFNDTSVCYEDYSPRLNKNVAEPVCKKRKIHAQEKHIQEDIVKEKSILANNSKEHGKSPQDSPIHDQQHYKDALALTTHIQPPNLSDSDSNDTFPITIPANDKAKGDYLTLSQLPVVDLGEDFDFEKIEDCNVSKNEKEVKINIQEKTEITLETWSKGHVNGIKGGTDIISDIAIQRQVNEKIDETLEPERTHVDHKDLKFLKHVRLQVTKDNPKLTVAQTAKKITNFWKELSSEERGYYRDIAKEEEKEHQRYKKMEKPDANKVDLDKNKGRLLQLFEKMKNTRNERKEKLNMRTIVPWSIDRIKIITRSGFESAHIIGQLTSNLWVATICEQIWIVDIPGLIKGLKVTDIDADKIDVKRIERLLKQWLVERDDMSVMYSIYKFSRKT
- the LOC105833812 gene encoding PMS1 protein homolog 1 isoform X1, with product MPILALDVKTVKLITTTQIITSVYAVVKELVENAIDADADNIEINLVDNGTSLIEVKDNGYGISKEDVPYMGLPSYTSKITNFEDLDALQTFGFRGEALSALCAVAEVTIITKTEEDNVGTLYVMTHDGQILNCESCHRSTGTTVQVRNLFKQVPVRRQIITNVKKTNQSIKLLENLMQCFGICKPNVRIQFRVNNNVTFTKPSLNNIREAISYILGRKIMSNMEWIESKNAEITLQLMLPSKKVQDLSEISNPDLQFIFVNNRPIKHKDLEKLVNSLILEHFEQESCRKKIVFLMYITLRPMDIDVNLEPNKDAVFFKDQNKVLNTVDNCIKKFYGLKYVEVIEQENVFNDTSVCYEDYSPRLNKNVAEPVCKKRKIHAQEKHIQEDIVKEKSILANNSKEHGKSPQDSPIHDQQHYKDALALTTHIQPPNLSDSDSNDTFPITIPANDKAKGDYLTLSQLPVVDLGEDFDFEKIEDCNVSKNEKEVKINIQEKTEITLETWSKGHVNGIKGGTDIISDIAIQRQVNEKIDETLEPERTHVDHKDLKFLKHVRLQVTKDNPKLTVAQTAKKITNFWKELSSEERGYYRDIAKEEEKEHQRYKKMEKPDANKVDLDKNKGRLLQLFEKMKNTRNERKEKLNMRTIVPWSIDRIKIITRSGFESAHIIGQLTSNLWVATICEQIWIVDIPGLIKGLKVTDIDADKIDVKRIERLLKQWLVERDDMSVMYSIYKFSRKT